Proteins found in one Paenibacillus sp. FSL R10-2782 genomic segment:
- the kdpA gene encoding potassium-transporting ATPase subunit KdpA — protein MELLQIGIVIVILLLLVKPVGTYIYHVFSNEPNRTDRVFGGTEKLIYKVIGLKKLESMRWTTYVMSFIATNVVLVAISYVLLRLQGLLPGNPVGNGNMEASLAFNTVISFMTNTNLQHYSGESGLTYLTQMAFVTMMMFTSAASGFSVAAAFMRGLTRRGEGMGNFFQDFIKAIIRIFLPLAFVLTLVLVGLKVPQTLQPAADITTLSGTQQQIALGPVASMESIKHLGTNGGGFYGANSAHPFENPNPWTNVLEILAMWVMPASLPYTFGLFARNRKQGWIIFSSMMVLFLVFLSITYVSEKTGNPLIQALGVDASQGSMEGKEVRFGIGQSALFTAVTTAATTGSVNNMHDTLTPLGGMAALGEMMLNVIFGGKGVGLMNMLMYAILGVFICGLMVGRTPEFMGRKIEGKEMKLIAIAILVHPFLILVPTALTFMSHWGYDAVTNPGYHGLTQVIYEYASSAANNGSGFEGLADNNVFWNTTTGIVMFFGRYVSIVALLAVAASLNAKAPTPVTTGTLRTDNKLFGAILIGVVLLIGALTFLPVIVLGPVAEFLTM, from the coding sequence ATGGAGCTGCTGCAAATTGGAATTGTGATTGTGATATTGCTGCTCCTGGTGAAACCAGTGGGCACCTATATATATCATGTATTCTCCAACGAACCGAATCGGACGGATCGGGTGTTTGGCGGAACGGAGAAGCTGATTTATAAGGTTATAGGATTGAAAAAGCTGGAGAGCATGCGTTGGACCACGTATGTGATGAGCTTTATTGCTACGAATGTCGTGCTTGTGGCGATCAGCTATGTGCTGCTGCGCTTGCAGGGACTGCTCCCCGGTAATCCGGTGGGAAACGGCAATATGGAGGCGTCACTGGCCTTTAACACGGTGATCAGCTTTATGACCAATACGAATCTCCAGCATTATAGCGGAGAAAGCGGACTTACGTACCTGACACAGATGGCGTTTGTTACGATGATGATGTTCACTTCGGCTGCTTCCGGTTTTTCGGTTGCTGCGGCTTTTATGAGGGGATTGACGCGGCGCGGAGAAGGAATGGGCAACTTTTTTCAGGATTTTATCAAAGCGATTATACGGATTTTCCTGCCGCTGGCCTTTGTGCTTACGCTGGTGCTGGTTGGATTGAAAGTACCGCAGACGCTTCAGCCTGCGGCGGATATCACGACGCTGAGCGGAACACAGCAGCAGATTGCTTTGGGACCCGTTGCTTCGATGGAATCGATCAAGCATTTGGGTACGAACGGGGGTGGTTTCTATGGGGCCAACTCAGCGCATCCTTTTGAAAATCCAAATCCCTGGACGAATGTGCTGGAAATTTTGGCGATGTGGGTGATGCCGGCTTCGCTGCCGTATACCTTTGGACTGTTCGCCCGTAATCGCAAGCAGGGCTGGATTATTTTTAGCTCGATGATGGTACTGTTTCTCGTATTCCTATCCATTACGTACGTATCAGAGAAAACGGGTAATCCGCTGATTCAGGCACTGGGTGTGGATGCTTCTCAGGGAAGCATGGAAGGGAAAGAGGTTCGCTTTGGCATCGGACAATCGGCACTGTTCACGGCGGTGACGACGGCGGCTACCACAGGCTCGGTCAATAACATGCACGATACACTGACTCCATTGGGCGGTATGGCTGCTTTGGGTGAAATGATGCTGAACGTCATTTTCGGCGGTAAGGGTGTCGGGCTGATGAATATGCTGATGTACGCGATTCTGGGTGTGTTTATATGTGGATTGATGGTCGGCAGGACCCCGGAATTTATGGGCAGGAAGATTGAAGGCAAGGAAATGAAGCTGATCGCGATTGCCATTTTGGTACATCCGTTTCTCATTTTGGTGCCGACTGCGCTCACTTTTATGAGTCATTGGGGATACGATGCGGTCACAAATCCCGGATACCACGGGTTGACTCAGGTGATATATGAATATGCGTCATCTGCGGCTAATAACGGTTCGGGATTTGAGGGTCTTGCGGATAACAACGTATTTTGGAACACCACAACGGGTATCGTTATGTTCTTCGGACGATATGTATCGATTGTTGCACTGTTAGCTGTAGCGGCTTCGTTGAATGCCAAAGCACCGACTCCCGTGACGACGGGCACACTTCGCACGGACAACAAGCTGTTTGGGGCGATTTTAATCGGGGTTGTGCTGTTGATCGGCGCGTTGACCTTTTTGCCCGTAATCGTATTGGGGCCTGTAGCTGAATTTCTGACCATGTGA
- a CDS encoding glutathione peroxidase, producing the protein MTVYEYDAQTLQGKELPLSTYEGKVLLIVNTASKCGLTPQYKALQELYDQYHEQGLEILGFPSNQFAKQEPGSSEDISEFCQINYGVTFPMFAKIDVNGDQAHPLFRYLTQTAPGVLGSKAIKWNFTKFLITHEGNVFKRYAPQTTPDKLAGDIEKLLQQS; encoded by the coding sequence ATGACCGTTTATGAATATGATGCACAAACCCTGCAAGGGAAAGAGCTTCCGTTGTCCACATACGAAGGAAAAGTGCTGCTTATCGTGAATACAGCCAGCAAATGCGGGCTAACCCCCCAATACAAGGCGCTACAAGAGCTATATGACCAATACCATGAGCAGGGTCTTGAAATCTTGGGGTTTCCCAGCAACCAGTTTGCCAAGCAAGAGCCGGGCTCCAGCGAGGACATTTCGGAGTTTTGCCAGATTAACTATGGAGTTACGTTTCCGATGTTTGCCAAAATAGATGTCAATGGCGATCAGGCGCACCCTTTATTTCGCTACCTCACCCAAACAGCTCCGGGCGTATTAGGCTCCAAAGCGATCAAATGGAATTTTACTAAATTTTTGATTACACACGAAGGTAACGTATTTAAGCGCTATGCCCCACAGACAACTCCGGATAAATTGGCGGGGGACATCGAGAAGCTCTTGCAGCAAAGCTGA
- a CDS encoding urease accessory UreF family protein, with product MLNYALLLDPSLPVGGFTRSYGLEELFRNGRLTCLQDLEHYARTDLHPQFTSLDGMAIKSLFIAVQQNDGWRIALIDKMLHAQRSSLQHVKESRLSGQRLLKLAKALYPWLEFDRLEATLIQYNAMGTLATVHSWINVSLGNDVEQTIHGYLAAAVSFCVEDAFKLLNPPYEEKNPVIQRMTHELLAAWKQYNVPESEPTVFQRGLLHRHWSSSYITQPPYMSSSHQRR from the coding sequence TTGCTGAACTACGCATTGCTGTTGGACCCTTCCCTGCCTGTCGGTGGTTTCACTCGTTCCTACGGGCTGGAGGAGCTGTTTCGCAATGGCCGCTTAACCTGTTTGCAAGACCTGGAGCACTATGCCCGCACTGATCTGCACCCTCAGTTCACATCCCTCGATGGCATGGCTATCAAAAGCCTTTTTATCGCTGTTCAGCAAAATGATGGTTGGCGTATCGCCCTCATTGATAAAATGCTGCACGCCCAGCGTTCTTCCCTACAGCATGTGAAAGAGTCACGCCTATCAGGCCAACGCCTGCTCAAGCTCGCCAAAGCTTTGTACCCTTGGCTTGAATTTGACCGACTCGAAGCCACACTCATTCAATACAATGCGATGGGTACACTTGCTACCGTTCATAGCTGGATTAACGTTTCCCTTGGAAATGATGTAGAACAGACCATTCACGGCTATCTTGCTGCAGCAGTGTCCTTCTGCGTCGAAGATGCTTTCAAGCTGCTCAATCCCCCTTATGAGGAAAAGAATCCTGTTATTCAGCGAATGACCCACGAGCTTCTAGCCGCATGGAAGCAATACAATGTCCCTGAGTCAGAGCCAACCGTATTTCAGCGCGGCCTTCTGCATAGGCATTGGTCCAGCTCCTACATTACTCAGCCACCCTATATGAGCAGCAGCCATCAGCGCAGGTGA
- the kdpC gene encoding potassium-transporting ATPase subunit KdpC codes for MSGFYRMMSGRRFAAHEKVGSAGHENNKRPEADAVPNGQPESEEMRGGAIVGVALRTSVLMILLCGLAYPLVSTGVAQVLFPQQANGSMLRNAEGQVVGSELIGQSFANPAFFQGRVSSIDYNGAGSGSSNYAPSNPALIQRVKDSIADWQKNNPDVPISQVPVDLITNSGSGLDPHISPQAAQVQIPRISGLTGIAQDKLKALVLEQTESRSAGVFGEPRVNVLKLNLALEAQTQAQPAKR; via the coding sequence ATGAGTGGCTTTTATCGGATGATGTCTGGACGCAGATTTGCTGCGCACGAAAAAGTCGGGTCTGCAGGGCACGAGAATAACAAGCGTCCAGAGGCGGATGCTGTGCCGAATGGACAGCCGGAGAGCGAAGAGATGCGGGGAGGCGCCATTGTTGGCGTGGCCTTGCGTACCTCGGTGTTGATGATCCTCCTGTGCGGCCTCGCTTATCCGCTGGTTAGCACGGGCGTGGCACAGGTATTGTTTCCGCAGCAGGCGAACGGCAGTATGCTTCGTAATGCGGAGGGTCAGGTAGTCGGCTCCGAGCTGATCGGGCAGTCTTTTGCGAATCCGGCGTTTTTTCAGGGGCGGGTATCGAGCATTGATTATAATGGAGCTGGTTCAGGCTCCAGTAACTACGCACCGTCCAATCCGGCCTTAATACAGCGGGTCAAGGATTCGATAGCGGATTGGCAGAAAAATAATCCGGATGTACCGATCAGTCAGGTTCCGGTGGACCTGATTACGAACTCCGGCTCCGGTCTGGACCCGCATATCTCGCCGCAGGCGGCACAGGTTCAGATCCCGCGCATTAGCGGCTTGACGGGTATTGCGCAGGATAAGCTGAAGGCACTGGTGCTGGAGCAGACCGAAAGCCGTAGTGCCGGAGTGTTCGGTGAGCCACGTGTGAACGTGCTCAAGCTGAACCTCGCACTTGAAGCCCAAACGCAGGCCCAGCCTGCCAAGCGGTAA
- a CDS encoding DUF3153 domain-containing protein, giving the protein MEQTGYDPYRDKHQQHRTRKMLLIFVLLCCLIPLTSCARGDVHVDVHLDQSVDMDASFSVNNQTLVMLDNPGLLDRLAKRIQNNNLNVQPLSEQGRKGYQIKGHYQGDWSASGKNPNQGLNLPEGLEFKRAVTPHFFTTNYDLTMKLDLPRMLPEEARGLSDKLEQMNVFARKILERQLDLNFSLSLPIQPAASNADSVSADGKTLHWDIAPLEPNELKLSVNVPNVRHIIYVAVAGLILITAIVIWLIRRHRSKKGANKEAAPPKPES; this is encoded by the coding sequence ATAGAGCAAACAGGATACGACCCTTACCGGGACAAGCATCAACAACATCGAACACGGAAAATGCTGCTCATTTTTGTGCTGCTGTGCTGTCTGATCCCTCTCACTTCCTGTGCACGGGGGGACGTCCATGTAGATGTTCATTTGGACCAAAGTGTGGATATGGATGCTTCGTTCAGTGTAAACAATCAGACGCTGGTGATGCTGGATAATCCAGGACTGCTGGACCGCTTGGCCAAGCGGATTCAAAACAACAATCTAAATGTTCAGCCACTATCTGAGCAGGGAAGAAAGGGTTATCAAATCAAGGGGCACTATCAAGGAGATTGGAGTGCAAGCGGAAAAAATCCCAATCAGGGTCTAAATCTACCTGAAGGATTAGAATTTAAACGCGCTGTGACCCCACATTTTTTCACAACTAACTATGATCTTACGATGAAGCTCGATCTGCCACGAATGCTTCCTGAAGAAGCTCGGGGACTGAGTGACAAATTGGAGCAAATGAATGTGTTCGCACGCAAAATACTGGAGCGGCAACTTGATCTTAATTTTAGCCTTTCCTTACCGATCCAGCCCGCTGCGAGCAATGCCGACAGTGTATCGGCAGACGGGAAGACACTACATTGGGACATTGCCCCATTAGAGCCTAATGAGCTAAAGCTATCCGTCAACGTACCCAATGTGCGTCATATCATATATGTAGCCGTTGCGGGCCTGATCCTGATTACGGCAATTGTGATATGGCTGATCCGTCGTCATCGCTCCAAAAAGGGCGCTAATAAGGAAGCTGCTCCTCCGAAACCTGAATCCTGA
- a CDS encoding Nramp family divalent metal transporter — translation MENTKGNLAEIASLAEVNRSLNVPKDGTWFRKFLAFAGPGYMVAVGYMDPGNWATDIAGGSQFGYTLLSVILISNLMAILLQALSGKLGIATGKDLAQMCREAYSRPVAIGLWLLCEIAIAAMDLAEVIGSAIALKLLFGIPLLYGVLITAFDVMLILLLQNKGFRALETLVIVLMATIAGCFGINLILAQPEWSGVLGGFVPDSQILTNPSMLYIAIGIMGATVMPHNLYLHSSIVQTRKFEQTSAGKREAIKFATWDSSIALMFALFINAAILIVAAAVFHTAGKTDVAEISDAYYLLSPLLGTTLASILFGVALLASGQNSTVTGTLAGQIVMEGFLSLRLAPWLRRLVTRLIAIIPAVIVTAIAGEKGAEELLVLSQVILSIQLPFAIIPLLIFTSDKKRMGEFANKTWQKVLTWIVTAVIIILNVVLIVQTISGH, via the coding sequence ATGGAAAATACAAAAGGTAACTTGGCGGAAATCGCTTCACTAGCGGAAGTGAATCGTTCCTTGAACGTCCCGAAGGACGGCACGTGGTTTCGGAAATTCCTCGCCTTTGCCGGACCCGGCTATATGGTCGCTGTCGGCTATATGGACCCCGGCAACTGGGCCACAGACATTGCGGGCGGATCGCAATTTGGCTATACACTGCTCAGTGTCATTCTGATCTCTAATCTAATGGCCATCTTGCTGCAGGCCTTATCCGGCAAGCTAGGCATTGCTACAGGTAAAGATTTGGCTCAAATGTGCCGTGAAGCCTACAGTCGCCCGGTTGCGATCGGCTTATGGCTTCTATGCGAAATCGCTATTGCAGCCATGGATTTGGCCGAGGTCATCGGTTCAGCCATTGCACTAAAGCTGCTGTTCGGCATACCGCTATTGTATGGTGTCCTGATTACTGCCTTCGATGTCATGCTCATTTTATTACTGCAAAACAAAGGTTTTCGTGCTTTGGAAACGCTGGTCATTGTACTAATGGCCACGATTGCCGGCTGCTTTGGCATCAATCTCATTCTAGCCCAGCCGGAATGGAGCGGCGTGTTAGGTGGCTTTGTGCCAGACTCGCAAATTTTGACCAATCCAAGCATGTTGTATATCGCCATCGGTATCATGGGCGCTACCGTAATGCCCCATAACCTGTACCTGCATTCATCCATCGTACAAACTCGTAAATTCGAGCAGACGTCAGCAGGCAAACGGGAGGCTATCAAATTCGCCACATGGGATTCGAGTATAGCGCTCATGTTCGCCCTGTTTATCAATGCCGCCATTCTGATCGTGGCCGCAGCCGTGTTCCATACCGCTGGAAAAACCGATGTGGCGGAAATCAGTGATGCTTACTATCTGCTGTCGCCATTGCTCGGAACCACACTCGCGAGTATCCTATTCGGGGTGGCGCTGCTCGCTTCCGGTCAGAATTCAACCGTAACCGGTACCTTAGCGGGGCAAATCGTCATGGAGGGCTTTCTCAGCCTTCGTCTCGCGCCTTGGCTGCGCCGTCTCGTAACCCGACTCATTGCTATCATTCCAGCGGTAATCGTTACAGCTATCGCGGGTGAAAAAGGGGCCGAAGAGCTGCTGGTACTAAGTCAGGTTATTCTGTCCATCCAGCTTCCCTTTGCCATCATCCCGTTGCTGATTTTCACTAGTGACAAAAAGCGCATGGGTGAGTTTGCGAACAAAACATGGCAAAAAGTATTAACCTGGATCGTGACGGCAGTCATTATTATCTTGAATGTGGTGCTCATCGTTCAAACCATTTCAGGTCATTAA
- the kdpB gene encoding potassium-transporting ATPase subunit KdpB produces MKEQRKRMLDKSILKHAIKDSFMKLNPMIMMKNPVMFVVEIGTLVVLLMLLFPGYFGTGNEMGFNLAVFIILLFTLLFANFAEALAEGRGKAQAASLKKSKQDTQASKLVGDEIQVVSSTELRKGDIVMVSQGEMIPSDGEVIEGLASVDESAITGESAPVIKESGGDFCSVTGGTRVVSDRIKVRITTEPGETFIDKMISLVEGAQRQKTPNEIALSTLLISLTIIFLIVVVTLAPIARHFNIDLPVPVLISLLVCLIPTTIGGLLSAIGIAGMDRVTQFNVLAMSGKAVEASGDINTMILDKTGTITFGNRMASQFVPVGGVEETELVKWAAMSSMKDETPEGRSVLELMRKQEYTLDESLAAGGTFIEFKAETRMSGLDLADGRKVRKGAVDSVRQWVLSQNGSVPADLEEKANQVASEGGTPLAVALDDRIYGIIYLKDTVKPGMKERFDQLREMGIRTIMCTGDNPLTAATIAREAGVDDFVAESKPEDKIAVIRREQELGKLVAMTGDGTNDAPALAQADVGLAMNSGTVAAKEAANMVDLDSDPSKIIEVVAIGKQLLMTRGALTTFSIANDVAKYFAIIPAMFMLAIPQMSALNVMGLGSPLSAILSALIFNAVIIPLLIPLAMKGVKYKPMSSDRLLGRNLLIYGLGGMVVPFVGIKAIDLLVHLWI; encoded by the coding sequence ATGAAGGAACAACGCAAACGCATGCTGGACAAAAGCATCTTGAAGCATGCGATCAAGGATAGCTTTATGAAATTAAATCCGATGATCATGATGAAAAATCCTGTCATGTTCGTTGTGGAGATCGGCACATTGGTCGTGCTGCTTATGCTGCTGTTTCCCGGTTATTTTGGAACTGGCAACGAAATGGGCTTTAATCTGGCTGTTTTTATCATCCTGTTGTTCACGTTGCTTTTTGCTAACTTTGCCGAAGCGCTAGCAGAGGGGCGGGGTAAGGCGCAGGCTGCTTCTTTGAAAAAATCCAAGCAGGACACACAAGCCAGCAAGCTTGTCGGGGATGAGATTCAGGTGGTCAGCTCGACCGAGCTGCGCAAAGGTGACATTGTGATGGTGTCCCAGGGCGAGATGATTCCGAGTGATGGTGAGGTGATTGAAGGTCTTGCTTCAGTGGATGAATCGGCGATTACGGGAGAATCAGCACCAGTGATCAAGGAATCGGGCGGTGATTTTTGCTCGGTAACCGGCGGGACGCGTGTGGTCAGTGACCGGATTAAGGTGCGGATTACAACAGAACCGGGCGAGACGTTCATTGATAAAATGATTTCGCTCGTGGAAGGCGCACAGCGGCAAAAGACGCCGAACGAGATTGCACTGAGTACTCTGTTGATCAGCTTGACGATTATTTTTCTGATCGTAGTGGTGACACTGGCACCGATTGCCCGTCATTTTAACATTGACTTGCCTGTTCCCGTGCTTATCTCATTGCTGGTTTGCCTGATTCCGACCACGATTGGAGGACTGTTGTCAGCCATCGGGATTGCCGGTATGGACCGGGTCACCCAGTTTAACGTGCTGGCGATGTCAGGCAAGGCGGTAGAAGCATCCGGGGACATCAATACGATGATTCTGGACAAAACGGGTACAATCACCTTCGGTAACCGAATGGCGAGCCAATTCGTGCCTGTAGGGGGCGTAGAGGAGACAGAGTTAGTAAAGTGGGCTGCGATGAGCTCGATGAAGGATGAGACGCCTGAGGGGCGCTCAGTGCTGGAGTTGATGCGCAAGCAGGAGTACACGCTGGATGAATCCTTGGCAGCAGGTGGGACCTTTATCGAGTTCAAGGCGGAAACCCGGATGAGTGGTCTGGATCTGGCCGATGGACGCAAGGTACGCAAGGGCGCGGTGGACTCTGTCCGACAGTGGGTATTATCGCAAAATGGCAGCGTTCCAGCCGATCTGGAGGAAAAAGCGAATCAGGTGGCCTCTGAAGGAGGTACGCCGCTGGCAGTCGCGCTGGATGATCGGATATATGGCATTATTTATTTGAAGGACACGGTGAAGCCGGGCATGAAGGAGCGGTTCGATCAGCTCCGGGAAATGGGTATCCGTACGATTATGTGTACCGGGGATAATCCGCTGACGGCTGCAACGATTGCACGGGAAGCGGGTGTGGATGATTTTGTGGCTGAAAGCAAGCCGGAGGATAAAATCGCAGTCATTCGCCGTGAGCAGGAGCTGGGCAAGCTGGTTGCCATGACCGGAGACGGCACAAATGATGCCCCTGCGCTGGCACAGGCTGACGTCGGGCTGGCCATGAACAGCGGCACGGTCGCAGCCAAGGAAGCCGCCAATATGGTGGACCTGGATTCCGATCCGTCCAAAATTATTGAGGTGGTCGCTATCGGCAAGCAGTTACTCATGACACGCGGTGCTTTGACGACATTCAGTATCGCGAACGATGTTGCCAAATATTTTGCCATTATTCCGGCGATGTTCATGCTGGCGATTCCGCAAATGAGCGCATTGAACGTGATGGGGCTTGGCTCTCCGTTGTCCGCTATTTTGTCGGCGCTGATCTTTAATGCTGTTATTATTCCGCTTCTGATCCCGCTGGCCATGAAGGGCGTGAAGTATAAGCCCATGAGCTCGGATCGTCTGCTGGGACGGAATTTGCTCATTTACGGTTTGGGCGGTATGGTGGTGCCGTTTGTTGGCATTAAAGCCATTGATTTGCTAGTGCATTTGTGGATTTAA
- a CDS encoding thiol-disulfide oxidoreductase DCC family protein, which yields MKQSDDAYQNPSQQDYLIVLVDGVCHFCQGAARFIIKRDPKGTFHFGSLQSEQGQKLLRAGGLSTDKLDTFVLIEGGMYYTRSTAALRIARRLRFPYPLAYVFILVPRFIRNAVYSWVARNRYRWFGKDEEDQCQIPPPEMRQRFF from the coding sequence ATGAAGCAATCTGACGATGCTTATCAAAATCCTTCTCAGCAAGATTATTTAATTGTGTTGGTGGATGGTGTATGCCATTTTTGTCAGGGGGCGGCCCGCTTCATTATTAAGCGTGACCCGAAGGGGACGTTTCATTTTGGTTCCTTGCAATCCGAGCAGGGACAAAAGCTATTGCGTGCAGGAGGATTGTCAACGGATAAGCTGGATACGTTCGTACTCATTGAAGGCGGTATGTATTATACGAGGTCAACCGCAGCTCTGCGGATTGCCAGACGTCTTCGTTTTCCATATCCGCTGGCCTATGTCTTCATCCTCGTCCCCCGCTTTATACGCAATGCAGTCTATAGCTGGGTGGCACGTAACCGATACCGCTGGTTTGGCAAGGATGAGGAGGATCAATGTCAGATCCCCCCACCAGAAATGAGGCAACGATTTTTTTAA
- a CDS encoding zinc ABC transporter substrate-binding protein, translating into MNKRFKAAVPRRALIAGTLFLVLVAASACTDGKRAEQGAAGEAGQKIKATATIGMISDIVGRVGGNHVEITGIMRSGVDPHLYKASQGDMRKLDQADIIFYNGLHLEGKMQDILEKIGKQKPVVPVSKNIAQDQLRSGSPEMGSDHDPHIWFNVQNWMSAVATVRDELSTLDAAHAEDYKANAEAYLAELRKLDDYTREQIASIPEAQRVLVTAHDAFGYFGDAYGIQVKGLQGMSTESEAGSQDVTKLRDYLVEHKIKAIFVESSVPRKAIDAVIQGAAQQGHTIKIGGELYSDAMGEEGTEDGTYIGMVKHNVNTIVKALN; encoded by the coding sequence ATGAATAAACGGTTTAAGGCGGCTGTACCGCGTCGGGCTTTGATCGCAGGAACATTGTTCCTGGTTTTAGTTGCAGCAAGTGCATGCACTGATGGTAAGAGGGCGGAGCAGGGAGCTGCCGGGGAGGCGGGGCAAAAAATAAAGGCCACAGCTACTATTGGCATGATTTCTGATATCGTCGGCAGGGTAGGCGGTAATCATGTGGAGATCACAGGCATTATGAGATCAGGCGTTGACCCGCATTTGTACAAGGCTTCTCAGGGAGATATGCGCAAACTGGATCAGGCAGATATTATTTTTTATAACGGGTTGCATCTGGAAGGGAAAATGCAGGACATTTTGGAGAAGATCGGTAAGCAAAAGCCTGTCGTACCTGTGTCCAAAAATATAGCTCAGGATCAGTTGCGCTCAGGTAGCCCGGAAATGGGGTCGGACCATGATCCGCATATCTGGTTTAACGTACAAAACTGGATGTCTGCGGTAGCAACCGTCAGAGATGAATTGTCGACGCTGGATGCTGCTCATGCGGAGGATTATAAGGCGAATGCAGAAGCTTATCTCGCTGAACTGCGGAAGCTGGATGATTACACGAGGGAGCAGATTGCCAGCATACCGGAAGCCCAGCGCGTGCTCGTCACGGCCCATGATGCTTTTGGCTATTTCGGAGATGCCTACGGCATTCAAGTGAAAGGGCTTCAAGGAATGAGTACAGAATCAGAAGCGGGCTCTCAGGATGTGACCAAGCTGCGTGATTATTTGGTTGAACATAAAATCAAGGCCATATTCGTAGAATCCAGCGTTCCGAGAAAGGCCATAGATGCGGTCATTCAGGGAGCGGCTCAACAGGGGCATACGATCAAGATTGGCGGGGAGCTGTATTCGGATGCGATGGGTGAAGAAGGCACGGAAGACGGTACGTATATTGGAATGGTCAAGCATAACGTCAATACGATTGTTAAAGCTCTTAATTAA
- a CDS encoding organic hydroperoxide resistance protein, giving the protein MEALYTASATVHGGRDGYVASSDGVLKHKLSTPKELGGAGGEATNPEQLFAAGYGACYESALANVARKAKVKVDNVEVTSHVSIGKDPSDGGFQLAVRLDVKIPGIERSQAEDLARQAHDFCPYSKATRGNIDVELNVL; this is encoded by the coding sequence ATGGAAGCATTATACACAGCATCAGCAACGGTACATGGTGGAAGAGACGGTTATGTCGCTTCATCGGACGGAGTTTTAAAGCATAAACTCAGTACGCCGAAGGAACTGGGTGGCGCAGGTGGAGAGGCTACGAATCCGGAGCAATTGTTTGCGGCAGGCTATGGCGCCTGTTATGAGAGCGCACTGGCCAATGTTGCTCGCAAAGCCAAGGTAAAAGTGGACAACGTTGAGGTAACCAGCCATGTGTCCATCGGTAAAGACCCGAGCGACGGCGGCTTCCAATTGGCGGTGCGTCTGGACGTGAAAATACCGGGGATTGAACGTTCACAGGCAGAAGATTTGGCGCGTCAAGCGCATGATTTTTGTCCGTATTCCAAAGCGACTCGCGGCAATATTGATGTTGAGCTGAATGTCCTTTGA